Proteins encoded together in one Pseudoroseomonas cervicalis window:
- a CDS encoding VTT domain-containing protein produces the protein MLQPGRNVWRLAQARRAAVLVDAANYYGALREAMKRARETILIAGWDIDSRTPLVGPEGEPRDGLPATLGPFLAALVERRPQLKIKLLLWDYSMLYAMERELLPALRLQWNTPQQIELCLDDDVAFGASHHQKIAVVDDALGFSGGLDLTIRRWDTPEHKPDNPHRVDPRDEGYPPFHDIQMMVDGEAAASLGEIFRGRWARAACEDLPPLGPRPENAPDLWPRHVTPDFQQVEIGIARTEGSFEGQPEIREVERLFEDMIGSAERSLYIENQFLTHLGLAQRLAERLREKPGLEVVILGPRTHHTWLEHRTMLAGRIRFMEVLREAGLEERVRLLYPQSGKGRGHQADVMVHAKLMIVDDRLLRVGSANLCNRSMGTDSECDLVVEARDAATRTAIRAVQNRLLAEHLGATPQRVEEVRRGGSLFAALDALRGGSHQLLPIQDGRLEEGEALPPIEAVADPARALGSAILLADFTAEDGTPHGMPLWLRILLVAAPIALLGLAWHYTPLSNLLNPETFSASMQNANGAWGPVLALTLFMVLGLIAFPVNVLIIATAAAFGLWPGLLYAAVGAMVSAFLTYLVGRKVGTGMLRKLVGPRINRISRAISRNGIMAVTMVRLMPVAPFTLVNLVAGAIRIPLLDYMVGTALGLAPGLVLMTALGDRLLRIMTDPSATDILGFVVMLLAWGGLSWGLQSLVAWFRRRQAQPEAAA, from the coding sequence GTGCTGCAGCCCGGACGCAATGTCTGGCGCCTGGCCCAGGCCCGCCGCGCCGCCGTGCTGGTGGACGCCGCCAACTACTATGGCGCCCTGCGCGAGGCGATGAAGCGGGCGCGGGAGACCATCCTGATCGCCGGCTGGGACATCGACAGCCGCACGCCGCTGGTGGGCCCCGAGGGCGAGCCGCGCGACGGGCTGCCCGCCACGCTCGGCCCCTTCCTGGCCGCGCTGGTGGAGCGCCGGCCGCAGCTGAAGATCAAGCTGCTGCTGTGGGACTACTCCATGCTCTACGCCATGGAGCGGGAGCTGCTGCCGGCCCTGCGCCTGCAATGGAACACGCCGCAGCAGATCGAGCTGTGCCTGGATGACGATGTGGCCTTCGGCGCCTCGCACCACCAGAAGATCGCCGTGGTGGATGACGCGCTGGGCTTCTCCGGCGGGCTGGACCTGACCATCCGCCGCTGGGACACGCCGGAGCACAAGCCGGACAACCCGCATCGCGTCGACCCGCGCGACGAGGGCTACCCGCCCTTCCATGACATCCAGATGATGGTGGATGGCGAGGCCGCGGCTTCCCTGGGCGAGATCTTCCGCGGCCGCTGGGCGCGCGCCGCCTGCGAGGATCTGCCGCCGCTCGGGCCGCGTCCGGAGAACGCGCCGGATCTCTGGCCCCGCCATGTCACCCCCGATTTCCAGCAGGTCGAGATCGGCATCGCCCGCACCGAGGGCAGTTTCGAGGGCCAGCCCGAGATCCGCGAGGTCGAGCGGCTGTTCGAGGACATGATCGGCAGCGCCGAGCGCAGCCTCTATATCGAGAACCAGTTCCTCACCCATCTCGGCCTGGCCCAGCGCCTGGCCGAGCGGCTGCGGGAGAAGCCGGGGCTGGAGGTGGTGATCCTCGGCCCCCGCACCCACCACACCTGGCTGGAGCACCGCACCATGCTGGCGGGGCGCATCCGCTTCATGGAGGTGCTGCGCGAGGCCGGGCTGGAGGAGCGGGTGCGGCTGCTCTACCCGCAATCGGGCAAGGGCCGTGGCCACCAGGCCGATGTCATGGTGCATGCCAAGCTGATGATCGTGGATGACCGGCTGCTGCGGGTCGGCTCGGCCAATCTGTGCAACCGCTCCATGGGCACGGACAGCGAATGCGATCTGGTGGTGGAGGCGCGCGACGCCGCCACCCGCACCGCCATCCGCGCCGTGCAGAACCGCCTGCTGGCCGAGCATCTGGGCGCCACGCCGCAGCGCGTGGAGGAGGTGCGGCGCGGCGGGTCGCTCTTCGCCGCGCTGGACGCGCTGCGCGGCGGCAGCCACCAGCTGCTGCCGATCCAGGATGGCAGGCTGGAGGAGGGCGAGGCGCTGCCGCCGATCGAGGCGGTGGCGGACCCGGCCCGTGCCCTGGGCTCCGCCATCCTGCTGGCCGATTTCACCGCCGAGGATGGCACGCCGCATGGCATGCCGCTCTGGCTGCGCATCCTGCTGGTGGCAGCGCCGATCGCGCTGCTGGGCCTGGCCTGGCACTACACGCCGCTGTCCAATCTGCTGAACCCGGAGACCTTCAGCGCCTCCATGCAGAACGCCAATGGCGCCTGGGGGCCGGTGCTGGCGCTGACCCTGTTCATGGTGCTGGGGCTGATCGCCTTCCCGGTGAACGTCCTGATCATCGCGACGGCCGCCGCCTTCGGCCTCTGGCCCGGGCTGCTTTATGCCGCGGTCGGCGCCATGGTCAGCGCCTTCCTGACCTATCTGGTCGGCCGCAAGGTCGGCACCGGCATGCTGCGCAAGCTGGTGGGGCCGCGCATCAACCGCATCAGCCGGGCCATCTCGCGCAACGGCATCATGGCGGTCACCATGGTGCGGCTGATGCCGGTCGCGCCCTTCACCCTGGTCAATCTGGTGGCGGGGGCCATCCGCATCCCGCTGCTCGACTACATGGTGGGCACGGCTTTGGGGCTGGCGCCGGGGCTGGTGCTGATGACGGCGCTGGGCGACCGGCTGCTGCGCATCATGACCGACCCCTCGGCCACCGACATCCTGGGCTTCGTGGTCATGCTGCTGGCCTGGGGCGGGCTGTCCTGGGGGCTGCAGAGCCTGGTCGCCTGGTTCCGCCGCCGCCAGGCCCAGCCGGAGGCCGCCGCGTGA
- a CDS encoding endonuclease/exonuclease/phosphatase family protein, which translates to MTWNIHAGIGGDGRYDFGRVLGLIRRHRPDLLAVQEIDSRPCGRGACSFDTLREQFGGHAVAAETLQGEAGAYGHMLLSRWPLIEAGTHDLSVEGREPRQAIAARLQMPGGATLGVVAAHLGLRWRERGRQAQRLAALVRSMPGPVVVMGDFNDWSWGGPVWRALAPLLPARTRHRTFPARLPLLRLDEVFCRPAQLLGRSWVDRAGAAASDHLPVVAELHVGAAQASPHRPAAPAAQPEPAGSAAAPSPAPALTLGRLPAGPG; encoded by the coding sequence ATGACTTGGAACATCCATGCCGGGATCGGCGGCGATGGCCGCTATGATTTCGGCCGGGTGCTGGGGCTGATCCGCCGGCACCGCCCCGATCTGCTGGCGGTGCAGGAGATCGATTCCCGCCCCTGCGGCCGCGGCGCCTGCTCCTTCGACACGCTGCGCGAGCAGTTCGGCGGCCACGCCGTGGCGGCCGAGACCCTGCAGGGCGAGGCCGGCGCCTATGGCCATATGCTGCTCAGCCGCTGGCCGCTGATCGAGGCCGGCACGCATGACCTCTCGGTCGAGGGGCGCGAGCCGCGCCAGGCCATCGCCGCCCGGCTGCAGATGCCGGGCGGCGCCACGCTCGGCGTCGTGGCCGCGCATCTCGGCCTGCGCTGGCGCGAGCGCGGGCGGCAGGCGCAGCGCCTGGCCGCGCTGGTGCGCAGCATGCCGGGGCCGGTGGTGGTGATGGGAGATTTCAACGATTGGAGCTGGGGTGGCCCGGTCTGGCGGGCGCTGGCGCCGCTGCTGCCGGCGCGCACCCGGCACCGCACCTTCCCCGCCCGGCTGCCGCTGCTGCGGCTGGACGAGGTGTTCTGCCGCCCGGCCCAGCTGCTGGGGCGGAGCTGGGTGGATCGCGCCGGCGCCGCCGCCTCCGACCACCTGCCGGTGGTGGCGGAGCTGCATGTCGGTGCCGCCCAGGCGAGCCCGCACCGGCCGGCGGCGCCGGCGGCCCAGCCCGAGCCCGCCGGCAGCGCCGCGGCGCCGAGCCCCGCCCCGGCCCTGACGCTGGGGCGCCTGCCGGCCGGCCCCGGCTGA
- a CDS encoding tetratricopeptide repeat protein translates to MRHRITTGAPVRPALPALGAGLCLMLAWPVAAQPAPQAVPQTMPQAAPQPAQPSQGNAAPANGAPAGGAASTDNAVTLLLDQASYWQAQNRPDAALQSLERLLRIRPNDPRALSMAAQVAAAAGEADQAQSYLNRLAAIAPQSQDLARAQSALRATAVDQQGLAEARQLSQSGRGREALLRYRAAFGGSEVPDAFAVEYYLTQAGLSADDFREARRGLEAALQRQPDNARMKLALAQMLTFRETTRFQGIDTLREMARQPETASAARAAWRQALLWMGPGGEAQAAFETYRAENPADPEIEARYQEIRTFGQDPNYETRQGAFDALTQQRLNDAETGFNTALQANPDDVDSLMGLAILRRRQNREADWRALYERAMALAPERQAEFQRALGLGPDGRPPTPPPPPRTPANLARQALQRGALAEAERQAQRAMGRGSATEQAEAATILAQVALQRGELAVAEAGFRDALRRRPGSREAQAGLYTTLDRQGRWDEADAMARASGFVPPPGFAAGRAAGLRDAASREADSERALAMLRQGLTVDPGNAWVAHDMVRLLRRMGRLAEADEAERNLAAQSRPEALYAAALLAASEERDRDVVDRLSRIPANARTAEMRRLLAGAELRAEASRWEVQLANAATRPAATQALLAMAARRDPSGQTGAAVIRAFGRARMPAQARTALRLATNVPSVDVDARLQIAGALMEAKLREEAAALLAALDSAPLTQAQAEQLQGMRTGLIVSAADEYSADGNIAAASALLGPALQADPGNPSLLLSLARLNLQASRPEEAQRIAEAVLQSRPDSVEAMMTAGEAAMALRQWRRADQLVLAAQRATGGNVQLYMMEARLARGQNDSQRAERALIMARRLRMAQLQTSALP, encoded by the coding sequence GTGCGGCATCGTATCACGACAGGGGCGCCCGTCCGCCCTGCCCTGCCTGCCCTCGGCGCCGGCCTCTGCCTGATGCTCGCCTGGCCGGTGGCGGCGCAGCCTGCGCCCCAGGCCGTGCCCCAGACCATGCCCCAGGCCGCCCCCCAGCCGGCGCAGCCATCCCAGGGCAACGCCGCCCCGGCCAATGGCGCGCCGGCGGGCGGCGCCGCGAGCACCGACAATGCGGTGACCCTGCTGCTCGACCAGGCCAGCTACTGGCAGGCGCAGAACCGCCCCGACGCGGCGCTGCAATCGCTGGAGCGCCTGCTGCGCATCCGCCCGAACGACCCGCGCGCCCTGTCCATGGCGGCCCAGGTGGCCGCCGCCGCCGGCGAGGCCGACCAGGCGCAATCCTATCTGAACCGCCTCGCCGCCATCGCGCCGCAAAGCCAGGATCTGGCCCGGGCGCAGAGCGCGCTGCGCGCCACGGCGGTGGACCAGCAGGGGCTGGCCGAGGCGCGCCAGCTCTCGCAATCCGGCCGCGGGCGGGAGGCGCTGCTGCGCTACCGCGCCGCCTTCGGCGGCAGCGAGGTGCCGGATGCCTTCGCCGTCGAATACTACCTGACCCAGGCCGGGCTTTCGGCCGATGATTTCCGCGAGGCGCGGCGCGGGCTGGAGGCGGCGCTGCAGCGCCAGCCGGACAATGCGCGGATGAAGCTGGCCCTGGCCCAGATGCTGACCTTCCGCGAGACGACGCGCTTCCAGGGCATCGACACGCTGCGCGAGATGGCGCGCCAGCCGGAGACGGCCAGCGCCGCCCGGGCCGCCTGGCGGCAGGCGCTGCTCTGGATGGGGCCGGGCGGCGAGGCGCAGGCGGCCTTCGAGACCTATCGCGCCGAGAACCCGGCCGATCCCGAGATCGAGGCGCGCTACCAGGAGATCCGCACCTTCGGCCAGGATCCGAATTACGAGACGCGCCAGGGTGCCTTCGACGCGCTGACCCAGCAGCGGCTGAACGATGCCGAGACCGGCTTCAACACCGCGCTGCAGGCCAATCCGGACGATGTCGATTCGCTGATGGGCCTGGCCATCCTGCGCCGCCGCCAGAACCGGGAGGCCGATTGGCGCGCCTTGTATGAGCGCGCCATGGCGCTGGCGCCGGAGCGCCAAGCGGAGTTCCAGCGGGCGCTCGGCCTCGGCCCCGATGGCCGGCCGCCCACCCCGCCGCCGCCGCCCCGCACCCCGGCCAACCTGGCCCGCCAGGCGCTGCAGCGCGGCGCCCTGGCCGAGGCCGAGCGGCAGGCGCAGCGCGCCATGGGCCGCGGCTCGGCCACTGAGCAGGCGGAGGCGGCCACCATCCTGGCCCAGGTGGCGCTGCAGCGCGGCGAGCTGGCCGTGGCCGAGGCCGGCTTCCGCGACGCGCTGCGCCGCCGCCCCGGCTCGCGCGAGGCGCAGGCCGGGCTCTACACCACCCTCGACCGCCAGGGCCGCTGGGACGAGGCGGATGCCATGGCGCGCGCCTCCGGCTTCGTGCCGCCGCCCGGCTTCGCCGCCGGCCGCGCCGCCGGGCTGCGCGACGCGGCATCGCGCGAGGCCGATTCGGAACGCGCCCTGGCCATGCTGCGCCAGGGCCTGACCGTCGATCCCGGCAATGCCTGGGTGGCGCATGACATGGTGCGGCTGCTGCGCCGCATGGGCCGCCTGGCCGAGGCCGACGAGGCCGAGCGCAACCTGGCCGCGCAGAGCAGGCCGGAGGCGCTCTACGCCGCCGCCCTGCTGGCCGCCTCGGAGGAGCGCGACCGCGACGTGGTCGACCGCCTCTCCCGCATCCCCGCCAATGCCCGCACCGCCGAGATGCGCCGTCTGCTGGCGGGCGCCGAGCTGCGCGCCGAGGCCTCGCGCTGGGAGGTGCAGCTGGCCAATGCCGCGACCCGCCCCGCCGCGACGCAGGCGCTGCTGGCCATGGCGGCGCGGCGCGACCCGTCGGGGCAGACCGGCGCCGCCGTCATCCGCGCCTTCGGCCGCGCCCGCATGCCGGCCCAGGCCCGCACCGCGCTGCGCCTGGCGACCAATGTGCCGAGCGTCGATGTCGATGCCCGGCTGCAGATCGCCGGCGCGCTGATGGAGGCCAAGCTGCGCGAGGAGGCGGCGGCGCTGCTGGCCGCCCTCGACAGCGCGCCGCTGACCCAGGCCCAGGCCGAGCAGCTGCAGGGCATGCGCACCGGGCTGATCGTCAGCGCCGCGGATGAATACAGCGCCGATGGCAATATCGCCGCCGCCTCCGCCCTGCTGGGCCCGGCGCTGCAGGCCGATCCGGGCAACCCGTCGCTGCTGCTGTCGCTGGCGCGGCTGAACCTGCAGGCCAGCCGGCCTGAGGAGGCGCAGCGCATCGCCGAGGCGGTGCTGCAGAGCCGCCCCGACAGCGTGGAGGCGATGATGACCGCGGGCGAGGCCGCCATGGCGCTGCGGCAATGGCGCCGCGCCGACCAGCTGGTGCTGGCGGCGCAGCGCGCCACTGGCGGGAATGTGCAGCTCTACATGATGGAGGCGCGCCTGGCGCGCGGCCAGAATGACAGCCAGCGGGCCGAGCGGGCGCTGATCATGGCGCGGCGCCTGCGCATGGCCCAGCTGCAGACCAGCGCCCTGCCCTGA
- a CDS encoding ABC transporter permease: MRASTSWLGLCMAGALACFQPGAATAQPMLYEQRLPDGFAFVRFANTLAGPVSVKPDFDDALNLRDEGAARVTDYRVAEDVANRPVRLTVTEGGRSTELRVTIEGGGYNTILLQRQGDAVQAVVVKDQTDYNQVRARLSFYNAVPGCAEGSLALAPSGQSVFSKVEPSSMTARSINPVSATVTAGCGGRQAAALELGRLEAGGQYSVWLVAPAGELTSFLVRDRIAAR; this comes from the coding sequence ATGCGAGCTTCGACTTCCTGGCTGGGTCTCTGCATGGCGGGCGCCCTCGCCTGCTTCCAGCCCGGCGCCGCGACGGCGCAGCCCATGCTGTATGAGCAGCGCCTGCCGGACGGCTTCGCCTTCGTCCGCTTCGCCAACACCCTGGCCGGCCCGGTCTCGGTGAAGCCGGATTTCGACGACGCGCTGAACCTGCGCGACGAGGGCGCCGCCCGCGTCACCGATTACCGCGTGGCCGAGGATGTGGCGAACCGCCCGGTGCGGCTGACCGTGACCGAGGGCGGCCGCAGCACCGAGCTGCGCGTCACCATCGAGGGCGGCGGCTACAACACCATCCTGCTGCAGCGCCAGGGCGATGCGGTGCAGGCGGTCGTGGTCAAGGACCAGACCGACTACAACCAGGTGCGCGCCCGGCTCTCCTTCTACAACGCCGTGCCGGGCTGCGCCGAGGGCAGCCTGGCGCTGGCGCCCTCCGGCCAGTCGGTCTTCTCCAAGGTCGAGCCCTCCAGCATGACGGCGCGCAGCATCAACCCGGTGAGCGCAACGGTCACCGCCGGCTGCGGCGGGCGGCAGGCGGCCGCGCTTGAGCTCGGCCGGCTGGAGGCGGGCGGGCAGTACAGCGTCTGGCTGGTGGCGCCGGCGGGCGAGCTGACCAGCTTCCTGGTGCGCGACCGGATCGCCGCCCGATGA
- a CDS encoding GDSL-type esterase/lipase family protein translates to MRRRRAGRALLAALGLGLGLALGGGVAPARAQAPGQAALSACPSLPPRSPMPRDATPDYLAEPTWRSRVAELDRQIAANDMSRAQMVFLGDSLVQGWFPSIYQQFYAHRAAANLGVGGDFTQGLLARLAQGHWPASLKPRLAVLLIGTNNIQYGGQPADVALGIAEVVRFIRARSPQTRILIIGLLPRGDTAAEPMRRNIAQVNALIARCADQQHVFYTEPGPLLLDGQGRLSRDIAFDSLHLTMVGYALLSAGIEPQIRQILAMP, encoded by the coding sequence ATGAGACGGCGCCGCGCCGGCCGCGCCCTGCTGGCCGCGCTCGGCCTCGGGCTCGGCCTGGCGCTGGGGGGCGGCGTGGCCCCGGCCCGGGCCCAGGCGCCGGGACAGGCCGCGCTGTCCGCCTGCCCCAGCCTGCCGCCGCGCAGCCCGATGCCGCGCGACGCCACGCCCGACTACCTGGCCGAACCCACATGGCGCAGCCGGGTGGCCGAGCTGGACCGGCAGATCGCCGCCAACGACATGTCCCGGGCGCAGATGGTGTTCCTGGGCGATTCGCTGGTGCAGGGCTGGTTCCCCTCGATCTACCAGCAATTCTACGCGCATCGCGCCGCCGCCAATCTCGGCGTCGGCGGCGACTTCACCCAGGGGCTGCTGGCGCGGCTGGCGCAGGGGCACTGGCCGGCCAGCCTGAAGCCGCGCCTGGCGGTGCTGCTGATCGGCACCAACAACATCCAGTATGGCGGCCAGCCGGCCGATGTGGCGCTCGGCATCGCCGAGGTGGTGCGCTTCATCCGCGCCCGCTCGCCGCAGACCCGCATCCTGATCATCGGCCTGCTGCCGCGCGGCGACACTGCGGCCGAGCCGATGCGCCGCAACATCGCCCAGGTGAATGCGCTGATCGCCCGCTGCGCCGACCAGCAGCATGTCTTCTACACCGAGCCCGGCCCGCTGCTGCTGGATGGCCAGGGCCGGCTGTCGCGCGACATCGCCTTCGACAGCCTGCATCTGACCATGGTGGGCTATGCGCTGCTCTCGGCCGGGATCGAGCCGCAGATTCGCCAGATCCTGGCGATGCCCTGA
- a CDS encoding ETC complex I subunit, whose translation MSRDLAIARIYRQPRSAMQSGKARNGQWMLTFAPAEARRKDPLTGWYGSGDTRAQLRISFASQEAAEAYARANNIPYEVEPPRPEAGLKPKSYAENFRYGRAENWTH comes from the coding sequence ATGAGCCGCGACCTTGCCATTGCCCGCATCTATCGCCAGCCGCGCTCGGCCATGCAGTCCGGCAAGGCGCGCAACGGCCAGTGGATGCTGACCTTCGCCCCCGCCGAGGCGCGCCGGAAGGATCCGCTGACCGGCTGGTACGGCTCGGGCGACACCCGCGCCCAGCTGCGCATCAGCTTCGCCAGCCAGGAAGCGGCCGAGGCCTATGCCCGCGCCAACAACATCCCCTATGAGGTCGAGCCGCCGCGCCCCGAGGCCGGGCTGAAGCCGAAATCCTATGCCGAGAATTTCCGCTACGGCCGCGCCGAGAACTGGACCCACTGA
- the serS gene encoding serine--tRNA ligase: MHDIRIVRADPAAFDAALARRGLAPVAEAVLAQDATRRAAQTAAQEVQARRNQISKEIGMAKRQGGDTAALEAEGASLRARMEALEAEAKQADAAQTALLEALPNLLDAEVPEGRDESDNVVLHQEGEPPALDFAPKQHFELGEALGLMDFGAAAKLAGARFTVLRGQLARLERALGQYMISLHVEEHGYTETSVPLLVNDATMYGTGQLPKFEEDLFRTTDGRWLIPTAEVPLTNLVAGELLAEAALPLRYTALSPCFRSEAGSAGRDTRGMLRQHQFTKVEMVSITRPEDSAAEHERMTRCAERVLTELGLVWRRVLLCAGDTGFSAARTYDLEVWLPGQGAWREISSCSNCRDFQARRMNARYRPEAAPGTKAAPAYLHTLNGSGIAVGRALIAVMETHQQEDGSIRVPQVLAPWMGGATRIG; encoded by the coding sequence ATGCACGATATCCGCATCGTCCGCGCCGATCCGGCCGCCTTCGACGCCGCCCTGGCCCGCCGCGGCCTGGCCCCGGTGGCCGAGGCGGTCCTGGCCCAGGACGCCACCCGCCGCGCCGCCCAGACCGCGGCGCAGGAGGTGCAGGCGCGGCGCAACCAGATCTCCAAGGAGATCGGCATGGCGAAGCGCCAGGGCGGCGACACCGCCGCCCTGGAGGCCGAGGGCGCCAGCCTGCGCGCCCGCATGGAGGCGCTGGAGGCCGAGGCGAAGCAGGCCGACGCCGCGCAGACCGCGCTGCTGGAGGCGCTGCCCAACCTGCTCGACGCCGAGGTCCCCGAGGGCCGCGACGAGAGCGACAATGTCGTGCTGCACCAGGAGGGCGAGCCGCCCGCGCTGGATTTCGCGCCGAAGCAGCATTTCGAGCTGGGCGAGGCGCTGGGGCTGATGGATTTCGGCGCCGCCGCCAAGCTCGCCGGCGCCCGCTTCACCGTGCTGCGCGGCCAGCTGGCGCGGCTGGAGCGCGCGCTCGGCCAGTACATGATCTCCCTCCATGTGGAGGAGCATGGCTATACCGAGACCTCGGTGCCGCTGCTGGTCAATGACGCGACCATGTATGGCACCGGCCAGCTGCCGAAATTCGAGGAGGATCTGTTCCGCACCACGGATGGCCGCTGGCTGATCCCGACCGCCGAGGTGCCGCTGACCAACCTCGTCGCCGGCGAGCTGCTGGCGGAAGCGGCGCTGCCGCTGCGCTACACCGCGCTGTCGCCCTGCTTCCGCTCCGAGGCCGGCAGCGCCGGGCGCGACACCCGCGGCATGCTGCGCCAGCACCAGTTCACCAAGGTGGAGATGGTCTCCATCACCCGGCCGGAGGATTCGGCCGCCGAGCATGAGCGCATGACGCGCTGCGCCGAGCGGGTGCTGACCGAGCTCGGCCTGGTCTGGCGCCGCGTGCTGCTCTGCGCCGGCGACACCGGCTTCTCGGCGGCCCGCACCTATGACCTCGAGGTCTGGCTGCCGGGGCAGGGGGCGTGGCGGGAGATTTCTTCCTGCTCCAATTGCCGCGACTTCCAGGCGCGCCGCATGAATGCCCGCTACCGGCCCGAGGCCGCGCCGGGCACCAAGGCGGCGCCCGCCTATCTGCACACGCTGAACGGCTCCGGCATCGCCGTCGGCCGCGCGCTGATCGCGGTGATGGAGACGCATCAGCAGGAAGATGGCAGCATCCGCGTGCCGCAGGTGCTGGCGCCCTGGATGGGCGGGGCCACGCGCATCGGCTGA
- the tatC gene encoding twin-arginine translocase subunit TatC — protein sequence MATDQDDSIDDKPMPLIEHLLELRTRLLWSLGAFILCFALCYYFSAQIYGFLARPLADILHQQSGGERRMIFTALYEAFFTYLKVALFGAVFLSFPMWATQLWLFIAPGLYRSEKKALLPFLLASPVLFILGAALAYYFIFPLAWKFFISFETPPGAGALPVQLEAKVSEYLSLVMHMILAFGIAFQLPVALTLMAKVGIVSVAGLKKGRRYAIVGMFVVAAVITPPDIISQVGLAVPLILLYEISILAAGWVAPKRDDEDKS from the coding sequence GTGGCCACTGACCAGGACGATTCCATCGACGACAAGCCGATGCCGCTGATCGAGCATCTGCTCGAGCTGCGCACCCGCCTGCTGTGGTCGCTCGGCGCCTTCATCCTCTGCTTCGCGCTGTGCTACTACTTCTCGGCGCAGATCTACGGCTTCCTCGCCCGGCCGCTGGCGGACATCCTGCACCAGCAATCGGGCGGCGAGCGGCGGATGATCTTCACCGCCCTCTATGAAGCCTTCTTCACCTATCTGAAGGTGGCGCTGTTCGGCGCGGTGTTCCTGAGCTTCCCGATGTGGGCGACGCAGCTCTGGCTGTTCATCGCCCCCGGCCTGTACCGGTCGGAGAAGAAGGCGCTGCTGCCCTTCCTGCTGGCCTCGCCGGTGCTGTTCATCCTGGGCGCGGCGCTGGCCTACTACTTCATCTTCCCGCTGGCCTGGAAGTTCTTCATCTCCTTCGAGACGCCGCCCGGCGCCGGCGCCCTGCCGGTGCAGCTGGAGGCCAAGGTCAGCGAATACCTGTCGCTGGTCATGCACATGATCCTGGCCTTCGGCATCGCCTTCCAGCTGCCGGTCGCGCTGACGCTGATGGCCAAGGTCGGCATCGTCTCGGTGGCCGGGCTGAAGAAGGGACGGCGCTACGCCATCGTCGGCATGTTCGTCGTCGCCGCCGTGATCACGCCGCCCGACATCATCAGCCAGGTCGGCCTCGCCGTGCCGCTGATCCTCCTCTACGAGATCTCCATCCTGGCCGCCGGCTGGGTGGCGCCGAAGCGCGACGACGAAGACAAGAGCTGA
- the tatB gene encoding Sec-independent protein translocase protein TatB: MFDLAWSEIALIAVVAVVVIGPKDLPDAIRTVAKGVQKLRRMASDFQSHADELVREAKLEDVRDQIRDIRNFDVKGTIERHLDEGGEIRRTFNDDPLRDNVWKPENGTGAATPSGTDAATAEAGPPAPAAGPAPARPEGPPAFVPPGMASAGAAPAVRPAEASASATPATPPATPSV, translated from the coding sequence ATGTTTGATTTGGCCTGGTCCGAAATTGCGCTGATCGCCGTGGTGGCCGTTGTCGTCATCGGGCCGAAGGATCTGCCGGACGCGATCCGCACGGTGGCCAAGGGCGTGCAGAAGCTGCGCCGCATGGCCTCCGACTTCCAGAGCCACGCCGACGAGCTGGTGCGCGAGGCGAAGCTCGAGGATGTGCGGGACCAGATCCGCGACATCCGCAATTTCGACGTGAAGGGCACGATCGAGCGCCACCTTGACGAGGGTGGCGAGATCCGCCGCACCTTCAATGACGACCCGCTGCGCGACAATGTCTGGAAGCCGGAGAACGGCACCGGCGCCGCGACCCCGTCCGGCACCGACGCCGCCACGGCGGAGGCCGGGCCGCCCGCGCCCGCCGCCGGCCCGGCACCGGCCCGGCCCGAGGGGCCGCCGGCCTTCGTGCCGCCCGGCATGGCCTCGGCCGGCGCCGCCCCTGCCGTCAGGCCGGCGGAGGCCAGCGCCTCCGCCACGCCCGCGACCCCGCCCGCAACCCCCAGCGTCTGA